A DNA window from Paramormyrops kingsleyae isolate MSU_618 chromosome 10, PKINGS_0.4, whole genome shotgun sequence contains the following coding sequences:
- the LOC111847928 gene encoding uncharacterized protein isoform X1, whose product MSCLAFTGGGRRLSRGRRWMCRCGLRTRLCNSIGAAGVSGECLPAMEQNAIQWLGTPYCLRGSFAFYKSFSHQAEAGLQPSVWSLGQFFFVRFGPQDPVCIAELTLLWEDQAQRHLLSSSRLYFLPEDTPKGRTGEHGEEEVLAVSKKMVIRLEDLVKWTCPESPGWKRNSLGDKRCNGTVPETHICVTSVMDGARNKSRSPVDRQCVKVLSYPQYCRFRSLRRRMQNAEGCTSLQDPHLLALGGTCLGHRNTWIFYCRDTFNHPALESSASFWMHQGFLSLSLKGRPRKRKSLDGKEAAYYSQSRSWIEAKENVMGGAEIPGEHRWLPRPEEQNFLDRLYLFMERRGSPISKVPKLGFKKVDLFLLFSVVKRLGGYERVTSQRLWKKVYNELGGNPGSTSAATCTRRHYEKLILPYEQQMKGSRSDKPQVLAAAGLAVDVTRGRGAQARLKVKKGASSEGEVKQRGTAASQRRGRPRGRSHTNAAVSAPPQKSPETHSSARELPPTVSQKHCTSSAPEVEGISSVDLKSSSSSAVVQGFAPQDSPLIQGLTPFPSGPPITTADPRVNMEPANWKYASPLPTSRLVHDNGSLSDIGLSKVSPLDHLKTRLGLNSSAVSAPQGPAVCPHSPAELFCLTNKAGESQNGLKWERLPGSPANDGTRKCHADCVTLDSFCKLPKPLKVLPLDIDCSLQVRHLMHMPPGSSQLSSFGKKLSEVLAQDLSDACQSPSPHPGLQEQMYPLNLSMRSASKKPAVDLRSEVFDTCQNTDDPPCEPKVNFKKESVKDSGLVPNTNGCLVLALAQETPTDLCLPRQAKELLHGHVTQQEGATCGPDPFEADVHPLLAVVKEDSTLGSCSNSCELPAQVNM is encoded by the exons ATGTCATGTCTTGCGTTCACAGGAGGAGGGAGGCGCCTGTCCCGCGGCCGCCGGTGGATGTGCCGGTGCGGACTGAGGACCCGGCTGTGTAACTCGATAGGAGCCGCTGGGGTCAGCGGGGAATGTTTGCCAGCAATGGAGCAGAACGCGATCCAG TGGCTGGGGACCCCATATTGCTTGAGAGGGTCCTTTGCCTTTTATAAGTCCTTTAGCCACCAAGCTGAGGCAGGCCTGCAGCCAAGCGTGTGGAGTTTGGGCCAGTTCTTCTTTGTCCGATTCGGACCCCAGGATCCTGTGTGCATAGCGGAGCTCACCCTTTTGTGGGAGGACCAGGCACAGCGCCACCTCCTGTCTAGTTCCAGGCTGTACTTCCTGCCCGAAGACACTCCGAAAGGCAGGACTGGAGAACATGGGGAG GAAGAAGTATTGGCAGTCTCAAAGAAGATGGTGATCCGTCTGGAGGACCTCGTGAAGTGGACATGTCCAGAGTCACCCGGCTGGAAGAGGAACAGCCTGGGTGACAAACGCTGTAATGGGACAGTCCCAGAGACGCACATCTGTGTGACATCTGTTATGGATGGAGCCAGAAATAAGT CTCGGTCGCCTGTGGACCGTCAGTGTGTGAAGGTCCTGAGTTACCCCCAGTACTGCCGGTTTCGCTCGCTAAGGAGGCGCATGCAGAACGCAGAGGGCTGCACCTCCCTGCAGGATCCCCATCTCCTGGCCCTTGGAGGAACGTGCCTGGGCCACCGAAATACCTGGATCTTCTACTGCAGGGACACTTTCAACCACCCTGCTCTGGAAAGCAGTGCCAGCTTCTGGATGCATCAAG GCTTCCTGTCTCTTAGTTTGAAGGGAAGACCTCGCAAACGAAAAAGTTTGGATGGAAAAGAGGCAGCGTACTACAGTCAGTCGAGGTCTTGGATAGAGGCGAAG GAGAATGTGATGGGCGGTGCTGAGATCCCCGGGGAGCACCGCTGGCTTCCCCGCCCTGAGGAGCAGAACTTCCTGGACCGCCTCTACCTCTTCATGGAACGAAGAGGATCCCCCATCAGCAAAGTACCAAAGCTGGGCTTCAAAAAGG TTGACCTCTTTCTTTTGTTTTCCGTTGTCAAAAGACTGGGAGGATATGAGAGG GTGACATCGCAGAGGCTGTGGAAGAAAGTTTACAATGAGCTTGGTGGAAATCCAGGAAGTACTAGTGCAGCCACGTGTACGAGAAGGCACTACGAAAA GCTGATCCTGCCTTACGAGCAGCAGATGAAGGGGTCGCGTTCAGACAAGCCTCAGGTACTCGCTGCAGCCGGCTTGGCGGTGGATGTGACTCGGGGAAGAGGGGCGCAGGCCAGGCTAAAGGTCAAGAAAGGGGCTTCTTCG GAAGGTGAAGTGAAACAAAGAGGCACTGCCGCCTCGCAGAGAAGAGGACGGCCCCGAGGCAGGAGCCACACTAATGCTGCGGTTTCAGCCCCCCCTCAGAAGAGCCCAGAGACCCACTCATCTGCCAGAGAGCTTCCGCCAACTGTTAGCCAGAAGCACTGTACCAGCAGCGCCCCTGAAGTCGAAGGGATCTCCTCAGTAGATCTGAAAAGCAGCTCGAGTTCTGCGGTGGTGCAGGGCTTTGCCCCCCAGGATTCCCCATTGATACAGGGTCTTACCCCCTTCCCTTCGGGACCTCCGATTACAACAGCGGATCCAAGAGTGAACATGGAGCCTGCAAATTGGAAGTATGCTTCCCCGCTGCCCACCTCACGCTTGGTACATGACAATGGATCTCTGTCTGACATTGGCCTGTCAAAAGTATCTCCACTTGATCACCTCAAAACTCGCTTGGGTCTAAACTCCTCCGCTGTCTCGGCCCCTCAGGGACCTGCTGTATGCCCCCACAGCCCCGCTGAACTTTTTTGCCTCACAAATAAGGCTGGCGAGAGTCAGAACGGCCTCAAGTGGGAGAGGCTTCCTGGATCTCCAGCAAATGATGGCACTCGGAAGTGTCATGCAGACTGCGTGACCCTGGACAGTTTCTGCAAGCTTCCCAAGCCGCTCAAGGTCCTCCCTTTGGACATAGACTGTAGCCTTCAGGTGCGGCATCTGATGCACATGCCCCCTGGTTCCTCACAGCTCAGCTCGTTCGGGAAGAAGCTGTCAGAAGTCCTTGCACAGGACCTGAGTGACGCCTGCCAGAGTCCCAGCCCTCACCCTGGCTTGCAGGAGCAGATGTATCCCCTTAATCTCAGCATGCGCTCGGCTTCCAAGAAACCTGCCGTTGACCTTAGGTCAGAAGTCTTTGATACCTGCCAGAATACCGATGATCCTCCCTGTGAACCCAAGGTCAACTTCAAGAAGGAGTCTGTCAAGGATTCGGGCCTAGTTCCAAACACCAATGGCTGCCTTGTGTTGGCCTTGGCCCAGGAGACGCCCACGGACCTATGCTTACCACGACAGGCCAAGGAATTGCTCCATGGTCACGTCACCCAGCAAGAAGGTGCCACTTGTGGCCCGGATCCTTTTGAAGCGGATGTCCATCCTTTGcttgctgtggttaaagaagATTCCACTTTGGGAAGCTGCTCAAATTCCTGTGAACTTCCTGCTCAGGTAAACATGTAG
- the LOC111847928 gene encoding uncharacterized protein isoform X2, with the protein MCRCGLRTRLCNSIGAAGVSGECLPAMEQNAIQWLGTPYCLRGSFAFYKSFSHQAEAGLQPSVWSLGQFFFVRFGPQDPVCIAELTLLWEDQAQRHLLSSSRLYFLPEDTPKGRTGEHGEEEVLAVSKKMVIRLEDLVKWTCPESPGWKRNSLGDKRCNGTVPETHICVTSVMDGARNKSRSPVDRQCVKVLSYPQYCRFRSLRRRMQNAEGCTSLQDPHLLALGGTCLGHRNTWIFYCRDTFNHPALESSASFWMHQGFLSLSLKGRPRKRKSLDGKEAAYYSQSRSWIEAKENVMGGAEIPGEHRWLPRPEEQNFLDRLYLFMERRGSPISKVPKLGFKKVDLFLLFSVVKRLGGYERVTSQRLWKKVYNELGGNPGSTSAATCTRRHYEKLILPYEQQMKGSRSDKPQVLAAAGLAVDVTRGRGAQARLKVKKGASSEGEVKQRGTAASQRRGRPRGRSHTNAAVSAPPQKSPETHSSARELPPTVSQKHCTSSAPEVEGISSVDLKSSSSSAVVQGFAPQDSPLIQGLTPFPSGPPITTADPRVNMEPANWKYASPLPTSRLVHDNGSLSDIGLSKVSPLDHLKTRLGLNSSAVSAPQGPAVCPHSPAELFCLTNKAGESQNGLKWERLPGSPANDGTRKCHADCVTLDSFCKLPKPLKVLPLDIDCSLQVRHLMHMPPGSSQLSSFGKKLSEVLAQDLSDACQSPSPHPGLQEQMYPLNLSMRSASKKPAVDLRSEVFDTCQNTDDPPCEPKVNFKKESVKDSGLVPNTNGCLVLALAQETPTDLCLPRQAKELLHGHVTQQEGATCGPDPFEADVHPLLAVVKEDSTLGSCSNSCELPAQVNM; encoded by the exons ATGTGCCGGTGCGGACTGAGGACCCGGCTGTGTAACTCGATAGGAGCCGCTGGGGTCAGCGGGGAATGTTTGCCAGCAATGGAGCAGAACGCGATCCAG TGGCTGGGGACCCCATATTGCTTGAGAGGGTCCTTTGCCTTTTATAAGTCCTTTAGCCACCAAGCTGAGGCAGGCCTGCAGCCAAGCGTGTGGAGTTTGGGCCAGTTCTTCTTTGTCCGATTCGGACCCCAGGATCCTGTGTGCATAGCGGAGCTCACCCTTTTGTGGGAGGACCAGGCACAGCGCCACCTCCTGTCTAGTTCCAGGCTGTACTTCCTGCCCGAAGACACTCCGAAAGGCAGGACTGGAGAACATGGGGAG GAAGAAGTATTGGCAGTCTCAAAGAAGATGGTGATCCGTCTGGAGGACCTCGTGAAGTGGACATGTCCAGAGTCACCCGGCTGGAAGAGGAACAGCCTGGGTGACAAACGCTGTAATGGGACAGTCCCAGAGACGCACATCTGTGTGACATCTGTTATGGATGGAGCCAGAAATAAGT CTCGGTCGCCTGTGGACCGTCAGTGTGTGAAGGTCCTGAGTTACCCCCAGTACTGCCGGTTTCGCTCGCTAAGGAGGCGCATGCAGAACGCAGAGGGCTGCACCTCCCTGCAGGATCCCCATCTCCTGGCCCTTGGAGGAACGTGCCTGGGCCACCGAAATACCTGGATCTTCTACTGCAGGGACACTTTCAACCACCCTGCTCTGGAAAGCAGTGCCAGCTTCTGGATGCATCAAG GCTTCCTGTCTCTTAGTTTGAAGGGAAGACCTCGCAAACGAAAAAGTTTGGATGGAAAAGAGGCAGCGTACTACAGTCAGTCGAGGTCTTGGATAGAGGCGAAG GAGAATGTGATGGGCGGTGCTGAGATCCCCGGGGAGCACCGCTGGCTTCCCCGCCCTGAGGAGCAGAACTTCCTGGACCGCCTCTACCTCTTCATGGAACGAAGAGGATCCCCCATCAGCAAAGTACCAAAGCTGGGCTTCAAAAAGG TTGACCTCTTTCTTTTGTTTTCCGTTGTCAAAAGACTGGGAGGATATGAGAGG GTGACATCGCAGAGGCTGTGGAAGAAAGTTTACAATGAGCTTGGTGGAAATCCAGGAAGTACTAGTGCAGCCACGTGTACGAGAAGGCACTACGAAAA GCTGATCCTGCCTTACGAGCAGCAGATGAAGGGGTCGCGTTCAGACAAGCCTCAGGTACTCGCTGCAGCCGGCTTGGCGGTGGATGTGACTCGGGGAAGAGGGGCGCAGGCCAGGCTAAAGGTCAAGAAAGGGGCTTCTTCG GAAGGTGAAGTGAAACAAAGAGGCACTGCCGCCTCGCAGAGAAGAGGACGGCCCCGAGGCAGGAGCCACACTAATGCTGCGGTTTCAGCCCCCCCTCAGAAGAGCCCAGAGACCCACTCATCTGCCAGAGAGCTTCCGCCAACTGTTAGCCAGAAGCACTGTACCAGCAGCGCCCCTGAAGTCGAAGGGATCTCCTCAGTAGATCTGAAAAGCAGCTCGAGTTCTGCGGTGGTGCAGGGCTTTGCCCCCCAGGATTCCCCATTGATACAGGGTCTTACCCCCTTCCCTTCGGGACCTCCGATTACAACAGCGGATCCAAGAGTGAACATGGAGCCTGCAAATTGGAAGTATGCTTCCCCGCTGCCCACCTCACGCTTGGTACATGACAATGGATCTCTGTCTGACATTGGCCTGTCAAAAGTATCTCCACTTGATCACCTCAAAACTCGCTTGGGTCTAAACTCCTCCGCTGTCTCGGCCCCTCAGGGACCTGCTGTATGCCCCCACAGCCCCGCTGAACTTTTTTGCCTCACAAATAAGGCTGGCGAGAGTCAGAACGGCCTCAAGTGGGAGAGGCTTCCTGGATCTCCAGCAAATGATGGCACTCGGAAGTGTCATGCAGACTGCGTGACCCTGGACAGTTTCTGCAAGCTTCCCAAGCCGCTCAAGGTCCTCCCTTTGGACATAGACTGTAGCCTTCAGGTGCGGCATCTGATGCACATGCCCCCTGGTTCCTCACAGCTCAGCTCGTTCGGGAAGAAGCTGTCAGAAGTCCTTGCACAGGACCTGAGTGACGCCTGCCAGAGTCCCAGCCCTCACCCTGGCTTGCAGGAGCAGATGTATCCCCTTAATCTCAGCATGCGCTCGGCTTCCAAGAAACCTGCCGTTGACCTTAGGTCAGAAGTCTTTGATACCTGCCAGAATACCGATGATCCTCCCTGTGAACCCAAGGTCAACTTCAAGAAGGAGTCTGTCAAGGATTCGGGCCTAGTTCCAAACACCAATGGCTGCCTTGTGTTGGCCTTGGCCCAGGAGACGCCCACGGACCTATGCTTACCACGACAGGCCAAGGAATTGCTCCATGGTCACGTCACCCAGCAAGAAGGTGCCACTTGTGGCCCGGATCCTTTTGAAGCGGATGTCCATCCTTTGcttgctgtggttaaagaagATTCCACTTTGGGAAGCTGCTCAAATTCCTGTGAACTTCCTGCTCAGGTAAACATGTAG